One Hevea brasiliensis isolate MT/VB/25A 57/8 chromosome 5, ASM3005281v1, whole genome shotgun sequence genomic region harbors:
- the LOC110664276 gene encoding uncharacterized protein LOC110664276 has product MKITMREREKQSALLPLHRRRICLLIISAPVLSKSRHPISDTEIRQKKNECYADIESGLWGQQCKSSMTAKENCALRCLSPTCYELIYESDPLEEGEKDLVRSQEYKYCMYKASLGESLEGIKGAFEY; this is encoded by the exons atgaaaataacaatg agagagagagagaaacaatCAGCACTGCTCCCTCTTCACAGGAGAAGAATCTGCTTGTTAATCATCT CTGCTCCTGTTCTCTCCAAGTCTCGTCACCCAATATCT GACACGGAAATCAGGCAAAAGAAGAACGAGTGCTATGCTGATATAGAGAG TGGACTATGGGGCCAGCAATGCAAATCCTCGATGACGGCCAAGGAGAATTGTGCTTTGCGCTGCCTTTCTCCGACTTGTTATGAGCTTATTTACGAGAGCGATCCG CTCGAAGAAGGTGAGAAAGATCTCGTTCGAAGCCAAGAGTACAAGTACTGTATGTATAA GGCATCTCTTGGAGAATCCCTTGAAGGTATTAAGGGAGCCTttgaatattaa